The window TCCTCTCTCTTCTAGAGTGGGCAAAAGGTGTATATTTCAATGCAATCCACACGAATTATTTGAGGAAAAAAACACAAGAGGACGTCATAATATGAGAAATGTCCAAGAAAGGGATGGCTTGAATATTGTCCATAAAACACAAGAGGACATCATAATATGAGAAATGTCCAAGAAAAGGATGGCTTGAAAATTGTCCATTGTTTGAGCATTTAATGAAATCTGGAAGAAGAAAATCCGAACAAGTTTCAAGTCATACTATGATGATGGGCATGGGCCATCAAGGTTTTTAGCCACGAATGGAGTGACTCAATTACTGAAGAGACCTAAGTGTACTTAATTACAAGCTCAAACAGAGACCAAAAGTTGTAATTATCATTCATGTATCCATCAAAAATCTTTGTGGGATATTACCATACTCTTTGTGGGATGATATTCAGGATTACTAATTTTAGGATAAAATAGCAAAATAACACATTTGCCCCTCTTCCGACTTTTCAATAAAGACAtgattaaaattaaaaataaaatttttagCCCAATTTATCCAGTTTAAACCAAACACGTGATCTTATAtccccttttattttatttttttattaagaCCCTGCATTTTTAGTCTAATAAACCAAGCACCTGCTCAATAAATGTATGTTAGCTAAATAATTCCGTCATTATTTAATTGATGTATTATAATCTCCGGATAAAttgtttcccaaccaaccaaCCCTAGAGGGGACAGGAAGAAGGTTAACATTTATTAGAGGGGAATGATTGAGTTTGCAGAAAATATTCCATATCTTTCCATAATctcgaaaaaaaaaatacttaaaggGACATTTTATATATTATGAAGGTAGCTAGAAGGTATTAATAGGGAAATTTTATCCATTGAATTTGAGGACCTTATGAGAAAAGGATCACTGTTTTTACCCATCGCAGCCAGCCAGGACTAAAGAATTATAACAACTACCAACAAATGTGCCTTTCTTTTGGTGATTGTTACACTAAACAATATTCGTTACTTTACCAAACCTCTACTCAAACTCTCATGTAGCCTTTTGACTAAAAGATAACTTAAGAAAGTAACCAATCACCTCACCACAAAGACAATCCACCTAACCAAAAACCAAGAAAATGACCTCAATTTTTTCCTCCCCACAAATTTCTCTATATTGCACTCAATCAACTacaatatatgaaagcaaaagGGAAGAAAATACATTTCATATatatcaataattaaattaatgaatttatgaacaaaacaaaaaagataaCTAAAAGTTGATGCTCTTTTCTTGACTTGAACTAGACCAAGTCAATGCCATTGCCACCACCAGTGAAGCTATTTTCAGATGATGAAGGTGAAAGTGTGATCAAACCATTCAAGTCAGAAACACTATCTTGCAAAGTCATTAAAAGATGTGATGTGCTAAAACTCATAGAAGGTCTAGTCCTTGGTACAATAGGGATTTCAGCTTCACCTTCCAACATTTGGACAACAGTTCTCATTGTTGGTCTAGCCATAGGGTCAGGATGTGAACAAGTTAAACCAACCATTAGAACCCTTCTCATTTCTTGTTCACTAAACTCACCACAAAGTCTTGAATCAGCTGCATTTAGCAAATTCCCTTCTCTATGCAACCCCCAAACCCATTCAACCAAGTTGTTATTCACTCCAACTTTCTCAATTCTAGTTGTTTCCCTCTCAATTGGCCTCCTTCCACTTGCCACTTCAAGAACCACCGCTCCGTAGCTGAACACATCGGTTTTTTCTGTTGCTCTACCCGTTAACAAGTACTCAGGAGCCAAGTAGCCCATTGTCCCGGCTGCTACCGTTGCGTCAGGCGACTTGTCATGCTCAACTTGCCTTGCTAATCCAAAATCTCCTAATCTTGCATTGAACCCTTCATCCAACATAATGTTACTTGACTTAATGTCCCTATGGATTACTTGATTTTCGCATTCTTGATGCAAATATGCTAAAGCAGAAGCAACACCTTGCAAGATTTTTCGCCTATGTGACCATGGAAGAACCATTCTTGATTCGAATAACGCCTTATCAAGACTCCCATTAGGCATCAAATCATACACCAACAAAATTTCACCTTTCTCATGGCACCATCCTTGAAGCCTAACAAGATTTCTATGCCTAAGTGTTCCAATTATAGATAACTCAGATAAGAACTCTGCTTTCCCTTGTCCATTATGACTACACCTCTTGACTGCTATAATGCCACCGGTATCCGATAAAATGCCCTTGTAAACAGTCCCAAATGCACCATGGCCTATAATTCTCGTCGAATTGAAACCTTTTGTAGCCAATTTAAGCTCTTTGTAGCTAAACTCCTTAGGCATTTTGATAACATCAGATGCCAAAACTTCAGAATTTTTCACTCTCTTGAACTTTTTCGAGTATAACCAAATAAGCACCAATGTAGCAAATGCAAGAAAAAATGCACCAGCAGTTACCACACCAACAACAGCACCAGGACCTTGTTTGCAAAAATTGTTATGACATTTCCCACTGCTCTTATCTTGGAATACATTAGTACTACTATTAGACTCTGATGGACCCAACGAAGGTGGCGGCGACTTGGCAGAACTCGCCGTTGGGTTCATCAAACTAGCCGTTGGCGGCGGTGGCACTGCTGCCAACGACTTAGGACTAACATCAAATGATGAACTGAAACTCCACCATTCAATATTATGAATCTCAGTACTCCCTTGAGTTGAACCAGAAAAACCAACAAACATGAAATCATTAACATACTCAGCAATATTAATACTAACTGATAAAAATGGTTCTTTTGGCTTAAGATTAGAATAAGACACAAATATATTCATCTCTCCATTAGAACCAGAATATTCAATCCAAGAATTAACCAAATCACCACTCTTTAAATCAACACCAATAGATTCCAAATCACCAACTTGAGTTGAAACCATTGAATTCAAATCCAAACCAACGTGATTTCCATTAATATCTTTAAACTCAACATCCATAAGTGTATCAAATTCAACAGCAATTGTACCAATTTGTGTCCCTTTAGCATCCAAGATTCCCATATATCCACCAGCATCACCGACTAATTCATCACCTGGTGTTAGTACAAATGCAAGACCACCACCAATAGATGATGGATTCAAATTACTCactgaaaatgagaaaaatgttGAGAAACTTGCTGGAAAATCAATCCCTGGTTGCCTGAATCTTATTGGTTTTGAATATAAGACTTTTCCAGCACCAGAATTTGGTACTGCTAAGTCACGTGTTAACATCACAGTGTTGTTACCCAAATGTGCATCACCAAGAAGCTTTAGGCTACTAAGTGTTAATGTTCCAAAGTCAAACTCAGTGTTGGCAAATGTTGACTTGCAAAAACAGGATAATATGATCAACCATACAAGAATGGTACTGGGAAAACTTGCAAGATTTGATCTCATTGCTAGATTCTAGCAAAACCCATTAGCTAGTGAAGATCAAATTGTACAAAGGTGAGTTTTTTCACAC is drawn from Lycium barbarum isolate Lr01 chromosome 8, ASM1917538v2, whole genome shotgun sequence and contains these coding sequences:
- the LOC132607100 gene encoding L-type lectin-domain containing receptor kinase VIII.1-like, with amino-acid sequence MRSNLASFPSTILVWLIILSCFCKSTFANTEFDFGTLTLSSLKLLGDAHLGNNTVMLTRDLAVPNSGAGKVLYSKPIRFRQPGIDFPASFSTFFSFSVSNLNPSSIGGGLAFVLTPGDELVGDAGGYMGILDAKGTQIGTIAVEFDTLMDVEFKDINGNHVGLDLNSMVSTQVGDLESIGVDLKSGDLVNSWIEYSGSNGEMNIFVSYSNLKPKEPFLSVSINIAEYVNDFMFVGFSGSTQGSTEIHNIEWWSFSSSFDVSPKSLAAVPPPPTASLMNPTASSAKSPPPSLGPSESNSSTNVFQDKSSGKCHNNFCKQGPGAVVGVVTAGAFFLAFATLVLIWLYSKKFKRVKNSEVLASDVIKMPKEFSYKELKLATKGFNSTRIIGHGAFGTVYKGILSDTGGIIAVKRCSHNGQGKAEFLSELSIIGTLRHRNLVRLQGWCHEKGEILLVYDLMPNGSLDKALFESRMVLPWSHRRKILQGVASALAYLHQECENQVIHRDIKSSNIMLDEGFNARLGDFGLARQVEHDKSPDATVAAGTMGYLAPEYLLTGRATEKTDVFSYGAVVLEVASGRRPIERETTRIEKVGVNNNLVEWVWGLHREGNLLNAADSRLCGEFSEQEMRRVLMVGLTCSHPDPMARPTMRTVVQMLEGEAEIPIVPRTRPSMSFSTSHLLMTLQDSVSDLNGLITLSPSSSENSFTGGGNGIDLV